In Bacillus weihaiensis, the genomic stretch ATCAACGACTTTGTAATCTCGACCTTGCTTTTGGAAGAGATACATATCCTCACGCATGACAAGGTCTTTTGTTAAGTAGTTTCGAATAAATGAGATGTCTGATTCGATTTCTCTGACTTCAAACATCTTTTCTCGTCCAGATCCTGATTTCACACCAAGTTGTTTCATTGCTTCAGTAGGGTTGTTATAGCGCTCTTCAATATCTTCAAAGATTTTCAATCCCAAATAATATGGGTTAATACTTGTTTTTGATGGCTGTACAACACCCGCGTTGAGCTTAGCAAATTCAATGGACTCGTCTGAGGTAAGATCCATTTCACGTAGGATCCGTTGGTGCCAGAAGGAAGCCCAGCCTTCGTATTGTAATAGTGTTTTTGTTATGTCAGTGTTCTTTCATAAAATGTGCAGATTCTAAGGAGTTTGTGAAAACTACGTTATAATCTGCATTGGACGGGTACTATGTATAATGTAAAAAAATAAGGAGGTATTCCAAATGTTAAACCAACAATATAAAGAATGTATCCAAGCATGCTTAGAATGCATGGAGGCTTGTAATGTTTGTTATAGTGCATGCCTTAAAGAAGAAGATGTAGCAATGATGTCATACTGTATTCGCCTTGACAGAGAATGTGCGGATATTTGTAGTTTTGCAGCAAAAGCGATGCAATCAAATAGTCCTTTTGCTGAACAAATTTGTAAATTGTGTGCTGAAATATGTGAAGCATGTGGAAAAGAGTGTGAAAAACATGAGCAGGATCATTGTAAAAAATGTGCTGAGTCTTGCTTTAGATGTGCAGATGCATGTCGCAAAATGGCTTCATAAAACTTAACAGGAACTGAATAATAAAGAATTAAGGACTTGGAGCAAAGCATAATTAGCTTTGCTCTTTAACTAAGTTTCAACCAAAAAACTAAGAATACTTACCTAATAATCAGGTAAAACACTATCTAAATAGTCTTGAAAGGAGTAGCTATCATGAAACAATACCTTAAATTTGCTGGGATGATCATCACTTCAACTATAGTTATGTTTCTATTTAAATATTTAAGCACGTACAGTCTTGATCATGTCTTTTTTAGTGAATCAAGGCTTTATATGGCTCTGTTGATGGGTTCTACAATGACTATTATTATGTTAGGGTTTATGTATCGTATGCTAAAAAACAGAAAAGTAAATATTGGAATTGCAGTTGTTAGTGTTCTTGTTTTTTCGCTTTCACTTTTCCTATTACGAAGTCAAACATTGGTGGATGATACCGACTATATGGAAGCCATGATTCCACATCATTCTATTGCGATATTAACTAGTGAACGTGCAGAAATATCTGATCCGAGAGTTCGTGACCTAGCAGATGAAATTATAAAAGCTCAACGTAAAGAAATTGATGAAATGAAGAAATTAATTGAGGATCTAGAAGAAGAATAATTTACTATCTTACTAAAAAACCTCCATTTGGAGGTTTTTTATCTGTTTAAAGAAGGTTTCGGCACTCGGCAATACATTCCTCTAAGTCTTTAACAGCATGCTGCAT encodes the following:
- a CDS encoding four-helix bundle copper-binding protein; the protein is MLNQQYKECIQACLECMEACNVCYSACLKEEDVAMMSYCIRLDRECADICSFAAKAMQSNSPFAEQICKLCAEICEACGKECEKHEQDHCKKCAESCFRCADACRKMAS
- a CDS encoding DUF305 domain-containing protein; its protein translation is MKQYLKFAGMIITSTIVMFLFKYLSTYSLDHVFFSESRLYMALLMGSTMTIIMLGFMYRMLKNRKVNIGIAVVSVLVFSLSLFLLRSQTLVDDTDYMEAMIPHHSIAILTSERAEISDPRVRDLADEIIKAQRKEIDEMKKLIEDLEEE